The following proteins come from a genomic window of Bradyrhizobium paxllaeri:
- a CDS encoding class I SAM-dependent methyltransferase, producing the protein MGDIYDPQFVKAVFDRCSDRYITFSLLCSFGFTERWRRQCVAAMPALPSGGARGYDLMAGTGEVWPHLLQRFDDVGAITAVDISSGMHRRAMERLHAHRAHRIEFIEDDVLASDLPPESADFVISTFGLKTFNPEQHARLAALLARVLKPGGVFSMIEASDPKGWWLRPLYLLHLKAVLPLIERTLLRGAQDFAMIGTYSTNFGNAAEIAAMLRAHGLEVKFTKYFFGCATGVAGRKVAPMVEP; encoded by the coding sequence ATGGGCGACATCTACGACCCCCAGTTCGTGAAGGCCGTCTTCGATCGCTGCTCGGACCGCTACATCACCTTCAGCCTGCTCTGTTCGTTCGGCTTCACCGAGCGCTGGCGCCGGCAATGCGTGGCGGCGATGCCGGCGCTTCCCAGTGGCGGTGCGCGCGGCTACGATCTGATGGCGGGGACCGGCGAGGTCTGGCCGCATCTGTTGCAGCGCTTTGACGATGTCGGCGCGATCACCGCGGTCGATATCTCCTCCGGCATGCATCGCCGCGCCATGGAGCGGCTGCACGCCCACCGTGCCCACCGGATCGAGTTCATCGAGGACGACGTGCTGGCGAGCGATCTGCCGCCGGAGAGCGCGGACTTCGTCATCTCCACCTTCGGCCTGAAGACATTCAACCCGGAGCAGCATGCCCGCCTGGCCGCCTTGCTCGCGCGCGTGCTGAAGCCCGGCGGCGTCTTCTCCATGATCGAGGCTTCGGACCCGAAAGGGTGGTGGCTTCGGCCGCTGTACCTGCTTCACCTCAAGGCGGTTCTGCCGCTGATCGAGCGCACGCTCCTGCGCGGCGCGCAGGATTTTGCGATGATCGGAACCTACAGCACCAATTTCGGCAATGCGGCCGAGATCGCGGCCATGCTGCGCGCCCACGGCCTTGAGGTAAAATTCACAAAATACTTTTTCGGCTGCGCCACCGGAGTCGCCGGTCGCAAGGTCGCGCCGATGGTCGAACCATAG
- a CDS encoding GNAT family N-acetyltransferase, with protein sequence MVDDVAMTVRPADPSETGVLARLWYDGWQDAHAAILPPKLAQARTLESFAERMAAALADVRVIGPQRAPLGFAMLKGDELYQFYVAAEARGVGTAAALMTDAEARLSERGVETAWLACAIGNARAARFYEKCGWYLARTMVSRLDTADGSFDLEVWRYEKRLAPR encoded by the coding sequence ATGGTGGACGATGTTGCGATGACGGTGCGGCCTGCTGATCCGTCCGAGACCGGTGTGCTTGCGCGCCTGTGGTACGACGGCTGGCAGGATGCCCACGCCGCGATCCTGCCGCCAAAATTAGCGCAGGCGCGCACGCTTGAAAGCTTTGCCGAGCGGATGGCCGCCGCGCTCGCCGACGTGCGGGTGATCGGGCCGCAACGCGCGCCGCTAGGCTTCGCGATGCTGAAGGGCGATGAACTCTACCAGTTCTATGTGGCCGCGGAAGCGCGCGGCGTCGGCACGGCCGCCGCGCTGATGACAGACGCGGAAGCGCGGTTGTCGGAGCGCGGGGTCGAAACGGCGTGGCTCGCCTGCGCGATAGGCAACGCGCGCGCCGCCAGATTCTATGAGAAGTGCGGATGGTATCTCGCCAGAACGATGGTCAGTCGCCTCGACACGGCCGATGGCTCGTTCGACCTGGAAGTCTGGCGCTACGAGAAGCGGCTGGCGCCCCGGTGA